The genomic segment aatataaaaactgttttagatTTCCTGTATTATAAATCTACTGATCTCCATAATTTCCCATACTTGATAGGTGGTGAGGAAGACATGGGAAAACTGATGgctttttaaagaacaatatTAGGAATCAAGGTTACTGACAATTTGACATTCCAAGTTGAAATAGTTTATCACCTCAGTCCaaagtgtataaaaaaaaactggttttacAGACGTTAAAAATCACTCTAGActgaataaaaagctttttacacCTCAATGTATTCACTAGAATGTCTGAATGTTGCCCAGCCTAAATTAAAGTGTAAGACAGGAGGTTCAGACAAATCTTAACACAACCTTGAAAATGgattattgtaaatatttaaccaTTTACTCCAATAAATTCAGGTTTCATCCATTAGGGAGACCAGTTAATCCATCATGCATATATTGGGAGTGTAGTAGTAAACCAGTGCTCCCACATTGGCTgtgtgaaaacatccaaactccaagcagaaaaacccaaactggGATTTTTACAAGGGAAAAGCCTCATATAGTCAGTTCCTGGTCCACATTGGAAGACCTGCATCTTTGTGAGATGGTCTTCAAATTGACCTTCATAAGTTGACTTGGAAAAAGCTTTGcatattaaatttgaatttaccCATTTTGGAGGCACAAAGCCCTCAAATTAGAAACAAGTCAGACCACAGAACTCCAGCTCAAGATGTTTATTCAGAGAATCAGAAGTTACACTTAGACCAACTTCTTAATACACTCAACAACTTCAGAAACTGATTAGGTCAATGAAATGCTTAATAAACTCTGGCGTAGACTAATTTAGCCTGAAGCCTTTGTTACAGACACTTCTACTCCATGTTCCCTGCTGGGCATTTAGCTTTTTCCTCCCAGGGTGTGCTTGTCAAACAGGTACTCCGCCATCTTGTTGTTGTGGGCATCCATGCGGGTCAGGTTGGTGATGTGGTCACCGAGCTTCTTGATGGACTCCACCTGCTTGTTCAGGTAGTGGGACTCCAGGAAGTCACACAGCTGAAACAGAATTGTTTATTagattcaaaaacatcaaatgtcattgaagcaaaaatataacttttatcTTACATGGGGATCAACCCGATCAGAGGCCATCTTGTGCAGATCCAGCAGAGCCTGGTTGACATTTTTCTCCAGCTGCAGAGCACACTGCATGGCTTCCAGCCCACTGCCCCACTCATCCTTCTCTGGTTtctgtaaaatggaaaacatttacagctcaATATTTTTGGAGTATATTTGATTTAGGTTacaattcaaacattaaaatggcTGCCATGTGTCTTTTGTTAGCATTAGTTGTTCTTACCTTGATATCCTGGAGGAAGATTCGGCCTCCTCTCTTATTCTGAAAGGACAGCAGCTTCTCGGCCTGCTCCCTCAACTCCTCACTGATCTCATTGAAGAAGTGGGAGAAACCCGGCAGAGCCACGTCGTCGCGGCAGAAGTAATAAGCCTGTTGAACAAACAAGCAGTACAGTTATTGAAACAAATCGCGCCCCATTATTATCTGGCCAAGAAGCAGTTTTGGTCAAGTCACGTTGAGTAATGGAGTCTGTCAAGAACAACTGCAGCCTCAGCTGAGTTATCATCCGTAAAATACGGAATCGTCCCGCATTTGACTGTTAAATGTTGGTTCCGAATTTCTATAAATGTCCCGTAGATACACCAGTCtatcacacacataaacactaAGTCTAACAATAACGacccaaataaaaacacatgaaatattATGTACAGCTAATTTGTCGTGGCCACTTCTTTAATCATCCTAACCTGATGGGTGTCCCTTATTGTCATTTCTGAAAGCTAGCatcagcagcattttatttgacCAGGTGGCTAAATAGATTAACAGACTAATGAAGCAGAGGTAGTGCAAATAGTATTCTTACCATAGAGGTGTAGGTGTAGGAGGCGAACATCTCCAGGTTGACCATCCTGTTAATGGCGGCCTGCCTCATGATCGCGGTGGTAGTTCTGACGCACCTGGGATTCCATCTTGGTTCGggttttcttgtgcttttaacaagaaactgaggggaaaaaaagctttacGTTGACTACTTTAGTAGTGTTAAAGTAGCAGCAAGGTTGAGAGAGATCTACAGTCAGTTTTGGTAGAGAGAAAAGAAGTTTCGTTCAAACACTGTTGAAGCAAGAACTCTTTGAAGCTTTGGTCCCCGTTCTGTGACGGAGTCGACGCTCCTCTGTATTTAAACTGATCTGGTGACGGAAGTCAAAGTCACTCTACAGGTGTCCACCAATCAGCAATCGAGGATGAGATAAGCAAAATAGTGGTGTCGCTTTTGAAAGACACAGCAGGATGTAACACAACACGGTGAACGATCAAATTTCGTTCACTCTTTTACTGGCTCATGGAAATGGTGAACCGTGgtgtttctctgtttaacaTGATGCCTCCTGCGatgacattgtgttttttaagatttacatgaaaaaataagCTGACTAAACAATTCATTGAAATTGTTAATGTGAACTATGTGTACAGTAACTTTATAACCTTTTtgctttaacataaaaaatacatttggccTAATTCtaagtaattaattattattattaaaaatatgtttctgtgttctctgagttgtctctttaaaaaaagtgactttCAACTACTAGCAGCGCTGGATTTCTGTCAAGGATATCAAAGAGAATGAATCTGTTAAAAATCCACACCatcatttttgagttttgacaaacaaaaagaaatgtgtgcCAGAAAACAATGtgccattttccttccacatcacAATTATGCATCACTTTATATtggtttatcatttaaaatgtcaattaaatagattaaagtttgtggtaAAAAGTAACATATAATCTTAGGCTAAATTACACCCTTCTGTCTacctatcatccatccatccatccatccatccatccatcaacatatatttgttcaaacatCAGAGCTGTGTATCGTCTTCATAGTTATtgtagatattaaataggaACGGTTCCAGGATTTAACCTTTGGGTATCTCACATGTGATTTACAATGAGAAGTTAcgtattgaaagaaaaaaaatccctgttcCTTGGTTTTGATTGAAGGCAGCTGAGTATTGGACCAGAGAATCCACCCAGCTTAGTGGACTATGCCTTTTGCTTTCTAGGCTCAGTTCTCTCTTTACTACATCATTACACTTTCTGCACCAGCAACACATATCAGTGTTTCTATCAACTTCTAGGACAGATATTAGCCACAGGTGACTTGGTGCACCATGTCACTAAAGAGAGTTTGACCAACAAGGGATTGATGTGTCTCTCTAAACTAGATAGACCAGAACTTACAACAGTAGTCATGCAATATGTGTTAAGATATTTATAGGAGCAGTCAGTTTACCACACAACAATACAGCTATGTTAATACATTAAATTAGAGGTAGAGGCAGAACTATCCAACTTCATGCTAACAATAGGATCAACAACTATATGAACTCCATAGCTAATGTCTCATTTTCTGGGAGGATTacatgacatttttagattatataTTGTAGTTTTGGATATTCAAAGATTTCATtgcaaataattcagattaatcgaagatcattctttattttctttttaccaaaaaaattgccatttttgaaaatatatcaTTGCCATTTAGttaagtgaagaaaataacttaCGTGACTTGACGTCATCTGTTGAAAGATGTATTTGAGAGCTGACTTCTTATTAAACATCTAATTGAATTTACCTTTAAGTTACACAACTGTAATGAAATGAACTGTCTTCAAAATGTCGTGCAGATCATTTCCACCAGATGGCGCTGTGCAATAACAAAACTCCATAGCTACTGAGAAacaatgttacagaaaaaaataagttttattttactgaaattcaTTCAAATACATGCAGGAAATTAGTATCgttaatcaaattgtttttattttaggtacACAGTCTAAGATATATTTTACATACTTATCACTGGGTCCTTTCATATTTGTGTGTTACTGTaatttgatgaaagaaaataagttaaatgtaGCATGATTGTGTTGTTTAGGAGGttgaattttatttccattttatccTTAACTAAATAGAGCACACATTCCAACACTCgcattcaaaatgtatttagagCTACAACAGTTTTTGTAACCAATTCTCTGatattgaaaaatttaaaaactttgtgttttatattttctgcattatAAATCTACCAATCTCCATAATTGATAGGTGGTGAGGAAGACATGGGAAAACTGATGGCTTTTTGAAGAACAATATTAAGAATCAAGGTTACTGACAATTTTTGACATTCCAAATTGAAATAGTTTATCACCTCAGTGCAaagtgtataaataaaataacttgctttacatacaaaaatgcaaaaatcactCTAGACTGAATAGCAATTTACACCTCAATGCAAGTTAAAAAACAAGTCAGACCACAGAACTCCAGCTCAAGATGTTTATTCAGAGAATCAAAAGTTGCACTTAGACAAACTTCTTAATACACTCAACAACTTCAGAAACTGATTAGGTCAATGAAATGCTTAATAAACTCTGGAGTAGACTAATTTAGCCTGAAGCCTTTGTTACAGACACTTCTACTCCATGTACCCTGCTGGGCATTTAGCTTTTTTCTCTCAGGGTGTGCTTGTCAAACAGGTACTCCGCCATCTTGTTGTTGTGGGCATCCATGCGGGTCAGGTTGGTGATGTGGTCACCGAGCTTCTTGATGGACTCCACCTGCTCGTTCAGGTAGTGGGACTCCAGGAAGTCGCACAGCTGAAACAGAATTGTTTGTTagattcaaaaacatcaaatgtcattgaagcaaaaataaaaattttatcttACATGGGGATCAACCCGATCAGAGGCCATCTTGTGCAGATCCAGCAGAGCCTGGTTGACATTTTTCTCCAGCTGCAGAGCACACTGCATGGCTTCCAGCCCACTGCCCCACTCATCCTTCTCTGGTTtctgtaaaatggaaaacatttacagttcaATGTTTTTGGAGTATATTTGATTTAAGTTacaattcaaacattaaaatggcTGCCATGTGTCTTTTGTTAGCATTAGTTGTTCTTACCTTGATATCCTGGAGGAAGATTCGGCCTCCTCTCTTATTCTGAAAGGACAGCAGCTTCTCGGCGtgctccctctcctcctcactGTTCTCCTTGAAGAAGTGGGAGAAACCCGGCAGAGCCACGTCGTCGCGGCAGAAGTAATAAGCCTGTTGAGCAAACAAGTAGTACAGTTATTGAAACAAATCGCGCCCCATTATTATCTGGCCAAGAAGCAGCTTTGGTCAAGTCACGTTGAGTAATGGAGTCTGTTAAGAACAACTGCAGCCTCAGCTGAGTTATCATCCGTAAAATACGGAATCGTCCCGCATTTGACTGTTAAATGTTGCGTCCCGTATTTCTATAAATGTCCCGTAGACACACCAATACACACCAAGTGTAACAATAACGacccaaataaaaacacatgaaatattATGTACAGCTAATTTGTCGTGGCCACTTCTTTAATCATCCTAACCTGATGGGTGTcccttattttcatttctgaaagctagcatcagcagcattttatttgacCAGGTGGCTAAATAGATAAACAGACTAATGAAGCAGAGGTAGTGCAAATAGTATTCTTACCATAGAGGTGTAGGTGTAGGAGGCGAACATCTCCAGGTTGACCATCCTGTTAATGGCGGCCTCGCAGTCGCGGTGGTAGTTCTGACGCACCTGGGATTCCATCTTGGTTCGggttttcttgtgcttttaacaagaaactgagggaaaaaaagctttacGTTGACTACTTTAGTAGTGTTCAAGTAGCAGCAAGGTTGAGATAGATCTACTGTCAGCTTTGGTAGAGAAAAAAGAAGTTCCGTTCAAACACTGTTGAAGCAAGAACTCTTTGAATCTTTGGTCCCCGTTCTTTGACGGAGTCGACGCTCCTCTGTATTTAAACTGATCTGGTGACGGAAGTCAAAGTCACTCTACAGGTGTCCACCAATCAGCAATCGAGGATGAGATAAGCAAAATAGTGGTGTCGCTTTTGAAAGACACAGCAGGATGTAACACAACACGGTGAACGAtcaaatttaattcatttatttattgatttatgtaaatgttGAACCGTGGTGTTTCACTGTTTAATATGATGCCTCCTGCGATGACATTGGGTTTCCAGAGATTTATGTGAAGAAATAAGCTGAATAAACAATTTATGAAATTGTTTATGTGAACTCTGTGTGCAATGACTTTATAACCTTTTtgctttaacataaaaataaattatgcctAATTCtaagtaattaattattattattaaaatatgtttctgtgttctctgagttgtctctttaaaaaaagtggCTTTCAACTACTAGCAGCGCTGGATTTCTGTCAAGGATATCAAAGAGAATGAATCTGTTAAAAATCCACACCatcatttttgagttttgacaaacaaaaagaaatgtgtgcCAGAAAACAATGtgccattttccttccacatcacAATTATGCATCACTTTATATtggtttatcatttaaaatgtcaattaaataGATTAACGTTTGTGGTAAAAAGTAACATATAATCTTAGGCTAAATTACACCTTTCTGTCTgcctatcatccatccatccatacttccatccatccatccatcaacatatatttgttcaaacatCAGAGCTGTGTATCGTCTTCATAGTTATtgtagatattaaataggaAGGGTTCCAGGATTTAACCTTTGGGTATCTCACATGTGATTTACAATGAGAAGTTAcgtattgaaagaaaaaaaatccctgttcCTTGGTTTTGATTGAAGCCAGCTCAGTATTGGACCAGAGAATCCACCCAGCTTAGTGGACTATGCCTTTTGCTTTCTAGGCTCAGTTCTCTCTTTACTACATCATTACACTTTCTGCACCAGCAACACATATCAGTGTTTCTATCAACTTCCAGGACAGATATTAGCCACAGGTGACTTGGTGCACCATGTCACTAAAGAGAGTTTGACCAACAAGGGATTGATGTGTCTCTCTAAACTAGATAGACCAGAACTTACAACAGTAGTCATGCAATATGTGTTAAGATATTTATAGGAGCAGTCAGTTTACCACACAACAATACAGCTATGTTAATACATTAAATTAGAGGTAGAGGCAGAACTATCCAACTTCATGCTAACAATAGGATCAACAACTATATGAACTCCATAGCTAATGTCTCATTTTCTGGGAGGATTacatgacatttttagattatatattgttgttttggatATTCAAAGATTTCATtgcaaataattcagattaatcgaagatcattctttattttctttttaccaaaaaaatagccatttttaaaaatatatcattgccatttaatgaagaaaataacttaCGTGACTTAACGTCATCTGTTGAAAGATGTATTTGAGAGCTGACTTCTTATTAAACATCTAATTGAATTTACCTTTAAGTTACACAACTGTAATGAAATGAACTGTCTTCAAAATGTCGTGCAGATCATTTCCACCAGATGGCGCTGCGCAATAACAAAACTCCATAGGAACTGAGAAACAATGTTACAgacaaaaaagttttattttactgaaatttattaaaatacatgcaGGAAATTAGTATCgttaatcaaattgtttttattttaggtacacagtaaagatatattttacataCTTAACACTCCTGGGTCCTTTCACATTTGTGTGTTACTGTaatttgatgaaagaaaataagttaaatgtaGCATGATTGTGTTGTTTAGGAGGTTGAACTTCATTTCCATTTTATCCTTAACTAAATAGAGCACACATTCCAACACTCgcattcaaaatgtatttagagCTACAACAGTTTTTGTAACCAATTCTCTGatattgaaaaattttaaaactttgtgttttatattttctgcatcATAAATCTACCAATCTCCATAATTGATAGGTGGTGAGGAAGACATGGGAAAACTGATGGCTTTTTGAAGAACAATATTAAGAATCAAGGTTACTGACAATTTTTGACATTCCAAGTTGAAATAGTTTATCACCTCAGTCCAaagtgtataaataaaataacttttttttttttacatacaaaaatcACTCTAGACTGAGTAGCAATTTACACCTCAATCCAAGTTAGAAACAAGTCAGACCACAGAACTCCAGCTCAAGATGTTTATTCAGAGAATCAGAAGTTACACTTAGACCAACTTCTTAATACACTCAACAACTGATTAGGTCAATGAAATGCTTAATAAACTCTGAAGTAGACTAATTTAGCCTGAAGCCTTTGTTACAGACACTTCTACTCCATGTTCCCTGCTGGGCATTTAGCTTTTTTCTCCCAGGGTGTGCTTGTCAAACAGGTACTCCGCCATCTTGTTCTTGTGGGCATCCATGCGGGTCATGTTGGTGATGTGGTCACCGAGCTTCTTGATGGACTCCACCTGCTCGTTCAGGTAGTGGGACTCCAGGAAGTCGCACAGCTGAAACAGAATTGTTTGTTagattcaaaaacatcaaatgtcattgaagaaaaatataacttttatcTTACATGGGGATCAACCCGATCAGAGGCCATCTTGTGCAGATCCAGCAGAGCCTGGTTGACATTTTTCTCCAGCTGCAGAGCACACTGCATGGCTTCCAGCCCACTGCCCCACTCATCCTTCTCTGGTTtctgtaaaatggaaaacatttacagttaaatgtttttggagTATATTTGATTTAGGTTGCAattcaaacatcaaaatggATGCTACGTGTCTTTTGTTAGCATTAGTTGTTCTTACCTTGATATCCTGGAGGAAGATTCGGCCTCCTCTCTTATTCTGAAAGGACAGCAGCTTCTCGGCGtgctccctctcctcctcactGTTCTCCTTGAAGAAGTGGGAGAAACCCGGCAGAGCCACGTCGTCGCGGCAGAAGTAATAAGCCTGTTGAACAAACAAGTAGTACAGTTATTGAAACAAATCGCGCCCAATTATTGTCTGGCCAAGAAGCAGCTTTGGTCAAGTCACGTTGAGTAATGGAGTCTGTCAATAACAACTGCAGCCTCAGCTGAGTTATCATCCGTAAAATACGGAATCGTCCCGCATTTGGCTGTGAAATGTTGCGTCCCGTATTTCTATAAATGTCCCGTATTTCTATAAATGTCCCGTATTTCTATAAATGTCCCGTATTTCTATAAATGTCCCGTAGACACACCAGTCtatcacacacataaacaccaAGTGTAACAATAACGAGCCAAATAAATACACATGAAATATTATGTACAGCTAATTTGTCGTGGCCACTTCTTTAATCATCCTAACCTGATGGGTGTcccttattttcatttctgaaagctagcatcagcagcattttatttgacCAGGTGGCTAAATAGATAAACAGACTAATGAAGCAGAGGTAGTGCAAATAGTATTCTTACCATAGAGGTGTAGGTGTAGGAGGCGAACATCTCCAGGTTGACCATCCTGTTAATGGCGGCCTCGCAGTCGCGGTGGTAGTTCTGACGCACCTGGGATTCCATCTTGGTTcgggttattttattttttttggcttctaacaaaaacactgagggaaaaaaaaagctttacgTTGACTACTTTAGTAGTGTTAAAGTGGCAGCAAGGTTGAGATAGATCTACAGTCAGCTTTGGTAGGGAGAAAAGAAGTTCCGTTCAAACACTGTTGAAGCAAGAACTCTTTGAATCTTTGGTCCCCGTTCTGTGACGGAGTCGACGCTCCTCTGTATTTAAACTGATCTGGTGACGGAAGTCAAAGTCACTCTACAGGTGTCCACCAATCAGCAATCGAGGATGAGATAAGCAAAATAGTGGTGTCGCTTTTGTAAGACAAAGCAGGATGTAACACAACACGGTGAACGATCAAATTTCGTTTACTCTTTTACTGGTTCATGGAAATGGTGAACCGTGgtgtttctctgtttaacaTGATGCCTCCTGCGATGACATAGTGTTTTCTGAGaattacatgaaaaaataaGCTGACTAAACAATTCATTGAAATTGTTAATGTGAACTATGTGTACAGTAACTTTATAACCTTTTTgctttaacataaaatatacatttggcCTAATTCtaagtaatttattattattattattaaaatatgtttctgtgttctctgagttgtctctttaaaaaaagtggCTTTCAACTACTAGCAGCGCTGGATTTCTGTCAAGGTCATCAAAGAGAatgaatctgtgaaaaatccACACCataatttttgagttttgacaaacaaaaagaaatgtgtgcCAGAAAACAATGtgccattttccttccacatcacAATTATGCATCACTTTATATTGGTTTATCATTTAGAATGTCAATTAAATAGATTAACGTTTGTGGTAAAAAAGTAACATATAATCTTAGGCTAAATTACACCCTTCTGTCTgcctatcatccatccatccatcca from the Gambusia affinis linkage group LG19, SWU_Gaff_1.0, whole genome shotgun sequence genome contains:
- the LOC122821374 gene encoding ferritin, middle subunit-like, encoding MESQVRQNYHRDCEAAINRMVNLEMFASYTYTSMAYYFCRDDVALPGFSHFFKENSEEEREHAEKLLSFQNKRGGRIFLQDIKKPEKDEWGSGLEAMQCALQLEKNVNQALLDLHKMASDRVDPHLCDFLESHYLNEQVESIKKLGDHITNLTRMDAHNNKMAEYLFDKHTLREKS
- the LOC122821369 gene encoding ferritin, middle subunit-like, with amino-acid sequence MESQVRQNYHRDCEAAINRMVNLEMFASYTYTSMAYYFCRDDVALPGFSHFFKENSEEEREHAEKLLSFQNKRGGRIFLQDIKKPEKDEWGSGLEAMQCALQLEKNVNQALLDLHKMASDRVDPHLCDFLESHYLNEQVESIKKLGDHITNMTRMDAHKNKMAEYLFDKHTLGEKS